A portion of the Lysinibacillus timonensis genome contains these proteins:
- the paaC gene encoding 1,2-phenylacetyl-CoA epoxidase subunit PaaC, translated as MTVKPENPLVELLFQLADDDFLFSYRGSEWLGLAPHIEEDVAFSSITQDTMGHATMYYSLLEGLGLGAADSLAHMRSATERKNSILVERPNGEGYYMDTPRYDWAYTVARNYVYTTAKKIKIDSLKSSSEQSLREVAVKISMELYYHLLHWKTWFVQLFNATEDARKRMTVALEKVMEDCGDLFSYGRQTLEITNAKLIEPEEVLLKRWAEYVKPVFETINIALPTISKAERNGRNNEHTNELQQAIDTMSEVYASDLKASW; from the coding sequence ATGACAGTAAAACCTGAAAATCCTTTAGTGGAGCTATTATTCCAATTAGCAGATGATGATTTCTTATTTTCTTATCGTGGTTCTGAGTGGTTAGGGTTGGCTCCGCATATTGAAGAGGATGTAGCGTTTTCATCAATCACACAAGATACGATGGGTCATGCAACAATGTACTACAGTTTACTTGAAGGGTTAGGTTTAGGTGCAGCAGATTCATTGGCTCATATGCGTTCTGCAACTGAACGAAAAAATAGTATTTTAGTTGAACGCCCAAATGGCGAGGGTTATTACATGGATACCCCACGATATGATTGGGCATATACAGTAGCACGCAATTATGTATATACAACGGCTAAAAAAATCAAAATAGACTCTTTGAAATCTAGCTCCGAGCAATCACTAAGAGAAGTCGCAGTAAAAATTAGTATGGAATTATATTATCACCTATTACATTGGAAGACGTGGTTTGTTCAATTATTTAATGCAACAGAAGATGCAAGGAAACGTATGACTGTAGCGTTAGAAAAGGTGATGGAAGATTGTGGGGATCTGTTCTCGTATGGTAGGCAAACGTTAGAAATTACAAATGCTAAATTAATTGAACCAGAGGAAGTTCTATTAAAAAGATGGGCGGAATATGTTAAACCAGTATTTGAAACTATTAATATTGCATTACCAACAATCAGTAAAGCAGAACGTAATGGGAGAAATAATGAACATACAAATGAATTGCAACAAGCAATTGATACGATGTCAGAAGTGTATGCATCTGATTTAAAAGCATCTTGGTAG
- a CDS encoding NAD(P)/FAD-dependent oxidoreductase: MTNLPIVDVTIIGGGPVGMFSAFYGGMRGMSVKIIESLPQLGGQLSALYPEKYIYDIAGFPEIKAQKLIDNLEKQMKTFPVEVCLSESVQSVEKNNEGIFTIKTNMNTHYSKTILITAGNGAFNPRPLGIEREDEFKNANLHYFVHDLERFRGKKVMVFGGGDSAVDWALMLESVASKVTLVHRRDKFRAHEHSVEKLLSSSIEVLTPYIPNKLIGTDRIEQIALKHAKDETQSLIKDVDEVIVNFGFVSTLGPIKDWGIQIQKNSIVVNSRMETNIEGIFAAGDICTYEGKIKLIASGFGEAPAAISNAKVYIDPSSKVQPLHSTSIMENKKQLV, translated from the coding sequence ATGACGAATCTACCAATAGTAGATGTAACGATTATTGGTGGAGGACCAGTCGGTATGTTTTCAGCTTTTTATGGTGGAATGCGCGGAATGAGCGTAAAGATTATCGAAAGCTTACCTCAATTGGGTGGACAGTTGTCCGCCCTATATCCCGAAAAATATATATACGATATCGCTGGTTTTCCTGAAATTAAAGCACAAAAGTTAATTGATAACTTAGAAAAACAAATGAAAACATTCCCTGTTGAGGTTTGTTTAAGTGAGAGTGTTCAATCGGTTGAAAAAAATAATGAGGGTATCTTTACTATTAAAACAAATATGAATACTCATTATTCTAAAACAATCCTTATTACAGCTGGTAATGGTGCTTTTAATCCACGACCACTAGGTATTGAACGTGAAGATGAATTCAAAAATGCCAATCTACATTATTTCGTTCATGACCTTGAAAGGTTTCGAGGGAAAAAGGTCATGGTATTTGGAGGAGGAGATTCCGCTGTAGATTGGGCCTTAATGCTTGAATCAGTAGCTAGTAAAGTAACGCTAGTACACCGTCGCGATAAATTTCGAGCTCATGAGCATAGTGTTGAGAAATTACTCTCTTCGTCAATCGAAGTGTTGACGCCTTATATTCCAAATAAATTAATTGGGACTGACAGAATCGAGCAAATAGCACTGAAGCATGCGAAAGACGAAACACAATCCCTGATAAAAGATGTAGATGAAGTAATCGTCAATTTTGGTTTTGTATCTACATTAGGACCAATAAAGGATTGGGGCATACAGATACAGAAAAACTCAATCGTTGTTAATTCCCGAATGGAAACGAATATCGAAGGAATTTTTGCAGCAGGTGATATTTGTACTTATGAAGGGAAAATAAAATTAATTGCAAGTGGTTTTGGTGAAGCACCTGCAGCTATTAGTAATGCAAAAGTTTATATTGATCCTTCTTCTAAAGTACAGCCATTACACAGTACGAGTATTATGGAAAACAAGAAGCAATTAGTGTAA
- a CDS encoding EthD family reductase, with amino-acid sequence MAKLIALYKQPEDPAAFDQHYYEVHVPITKKIPGLRDMRVTKFSGTPMGKESPFYLMCEMIYDNMDDLKNGMRSEEGKASGKDLMSFAGHLVTLMIGEDA; translated from the coding sequence ATGGCAAAATTAATTGCGCTTTATAAACAACCTGAAGATCCGGCAGCATTTGATCAACATTATTATGAGGTACATGTACCCATTACGAAAAAAATCCCCGGTTTACGTGATATGCGCGTTACTAAATTTTCTGGAACACCAATGGGAAAAGAATCACCTTTCTATTTAATGTGTGAAATGATTTACGATAACATGGACGATCTAAAAAATGGTATGCGCTCTGAAGAAGGAAAGGCATCAGGTAAAGACTTAATGAGTTTTGCGGGCCATCTAGTCACATTAATGATTGGTGAAGATGCTTAA
- a CDS encoding phenylacetate--CoA ligase family protein: MYSPEVETLSREKMQELQVSRLKDVVERVYKNVQFYKDKFDELKIVPSDIKTIEDVRKLPFTVKKDLRNQYPFGLFAVPMKDVVRIHGSSGTSGKPTVVGYTSKDIENWSDLIARAIVIAGGSTEDIFHNAYGYGLFTGGLGFHHGVERLGAAVVPISGGNTERQVTLINDFKPRGIGGTPSYILNIAEKLEELGIAPEENGLEYGIFGAEPWSEEMRKSIEQKLGIKAMDIYGLSEVMGPGVGIECYVAQKGLHLAEDHFLFEVINPDTLEPVSDGEDGELVITCLTKEALPLIRYRTGDITSITREKCSCGRTTARMARVKGRTDDMMIIRGVNVFPSEIERELLKVNEFAPHYQIHLWKKGNMDVLEVRVEVTTAFYQKIESNIDHELVNRLKKQVQHDLKNACLVSVDVTIQSPLSVPRFESKAVRVVDHRKELIEEAVR, from the coding sequence ATGTATTCACCTGAAGTCGAAACATTGTCTAGGGAAAAAATGCAAGAGCTTCAAGTTTCTCGTCTTAAAGATGTTGTTGAAAGGGTTTACAAGAATGTGCAGTTTTACAAAGATAAGTTTGATGAGCTTAAAATTGTACCATCAGATATTAAGACAATTGAAGATGTAAGGAAATTACCGTTTACCGTAAAAAAAGACTTGCGTAATCAATACCCATTTGGATTATTTGCTGTTCCAATGAAAGATGTTGTTCGAATACACGGTTCCTCCGGTACAAGTGGAAAACCAACAGTTGTAGGTTACACAAGTAAAGATATAGAGAATTGGTCGGATCTTATCGCTCGTGCCATTGTTATTGCCGGAGGTTCAACTGAAGATATTTTCCATAATGCTTACGGATATGGATTGTTTACAGGGGGACTAGGATTCCATCATGGCGTTGAACGGTTAGGAGCTGCTGTTGTGCCGATTTCAGGTGGAAACACTGAGCGCCAAGTAACACTCATTAATGATTTTAAACCTCGTGGTATCGGAGGTACTCCTTCATATATTTTAAACATTGCGGAAAAGTTAGAGGAATTGGGAATCGCCCCTGAAGAAAATGGATTAGAATATGGGATTTTCGGTGCGGAGCCATGGTCAGAAGAGATGAGGAAAAGCATTGAACAAAAATTAGGCATTAAAGCAATGGATATATACGGCTTAAGCGAAGTAATGGGACCTGGCGTTGGGATTGAATGTTATGTTGCACAAAAAGGGCTACATCTTGCGGAGGATCATTTCCTGTTTGAAGTCATCAACCCTGATACGTTAGAGCCAGTTTCAGATGGTGAGGATGGCGAGTTGGTTATTACATGCTTAACAAAAGAAGCATTACCATTAATTAGATACCGGACAGGTGATATTACATCGATTACAAGAGAAAAATGTTCTTGTGGACGTACGACAGCAAGAATGGCACGTGTAAAAGGGCGAACTGATGATATGATGATCATTCGTGGTGTAAATGTATTCCCATCAGAAATTGAGCGTGAATTGTTAAAAGTGAATGAATTTGCGCCACATTACCAAATTCACCTTTGGAAAAAAGGGAATATGGATGTGCTTGAAGTGAGGGTGGAAGTAACAACAGCTTTCTATCAGAAAATTGAAAGTAACATAGATCACGAACTAGTCAATAGGTTGAAAAAACAAGTACAACATGATTTGAAAAATGCATGTTTAGTCTCGGTAGATGTAACTATTCAATCACCTTTAAGTGTTCCTAGATTTGAGAGTAAAGCTGTTCGTGTAGTAGATCACCGAAAGGAACTTATTGAGGAGGCAGTTAGATGA
- a CDS encoding PaaI family thioesterase has protein sequence MINDLSTHKEAIFQTLQAEPYANFLGIKLLSAEDGRAIAELMPTENMVNSHGTVHGGVIFSIADFVFAAASNSYGQIAVGVNNNINYLIAAIPNKLLRAEATEVRRTRKLAWYSIKVFSGEELVATMEAMVYIKSEYFIKDIEI, from the coding sequence ATGATAAATGATTTGAGTACTCATAAAGAGGCAATCTTTCAAACACTTCAGGCAGAGCCTTATGCAAATTTCTTAGGTATTAAATTACTTTCAGCTGAAGATGGTCGTGCTATTGCAGAATTAATGCCAACGGAAAACATGGTAAATTCTCACGGAACAGTCCACGGAGGTGTTATTTTTTCTATTGCTGATTTTGTTTTTGCTGCCGCAAGTAATTCATATGGGCAAATTGCTGTTGGAGTAAATAACAATATCAACTACCTTATAGCGGCTATTCCTAACAAACTTTTACGTGCAGAAGCAACAGAAGTTAGGCGGACAAGAAAACTTGCGTGGTATTCTATTAAAGTATTTAGCGGTGAAGAATTAGTCGCCACTATGGAAGCCATGGTTTATATTAAGAGTGAGTATTTTATTAAAGACATAGAGATTTAA
- a CDS encoding ABC transporter ATP-binding protein, translating to MLKVSNLHTHHGYLHVLKGIDFELSEGELLAIVGSNGAGKSTLLGTLAGVYKASEGTIEYKDKEVTKLGVQKMVSQGICLVPERRQIFSSLSVKDNLMLGAYHRYRRDHKKVHQEYEEVLELFPRLQSMLNRPGGLLSGGEQQMLAIGRGLMANPNVLMLDEPSLGLAPLIVKDIMQLLRRLCDERGVTIIVVEQNVKAALKVADRGCVLAHGQIVISGTSSELLNDPKVQEAYFGKTKTAI from the coding sequence ATGCTTAAAGTTAGCAATTTACACACCCATCATGGTTATTTACATGTTTTAAAGGGCATTGATTTTGAACTTTCAGAAGGAGAGCTATTGGCCATTGTTGGGTCGAATGGTGCTGGTAAAAGTACACTACTTGGAACATTAGCAGGTGTATATAAAGCGAGCGAAGGAACAATCGAATATAAGGATAAAGAAGTAACAAAACTGGGAGTGCAAAAGATGGTGTCTCAAGGTATATGTTTAGTACCAGAACGTCGCCAAATATTTTCCTCATTATCCGTAAAAGATAACCTTATGCTCGGTGCTTATCATCGCTATCGCAGGGATCATAAAAAGGTCCACCAGGAATATGAAGAAGTATTAGAGTTATTCCCTCGATTACAATCGATGTTAAACCGTCCTGGCGGATTACTGTCAGGAGGAGAACAACAAATGCTAGCAATCGGGCGTGGTCTAATGGCAAATCCGAATGTATTGATGCTTGATGAACCTTCATTAGGGCTTGCACCTTTAATTGTTAAAGACATAATGCAACTATTAAGAAGGCTTTGTGATGAACGTGGGGTAACGATTATTGTAGTAGAACAAAATGTAAAAGCGGCTTTAAAAGTAGCGGATCGCGGTTGTGTCCTTGCACATGGTCAGATTGTAATATCTGGTACCTCATCAGAACTTTTAAATGATCCAAAAGTTCAAGAGGCATACTTTGGTAAAACGAAAACGGCAATTTAA
- the paaA gene encoding 1,2-phenylacetyl-CoA epoxidase subunit PaaA, translating into MTSDLLENDLLAQFEARIAAGDKIEADDWMPEEYRFTLIKLISMHGISEIMGALPEKEWVPKAPTLYRKLGIMAKVQDEMGHGQLLLRVVEDLIKPLGKNRDDIMQDLFSGKLKFHNVFHMPTKSWADAGLIGWLVDGAAIITQTNMLNASYAPYARALQRICAEEVFHAQHGEAIILALAEGTQQQREMVQEALNRWWEALLFFFGPPSKDTTGSSKQDVTIKYKIRINTNEELRQSFLTKYIPRIQSIGLKVPDPTLHYDEEKKIWVYQQPDWDNFKKIQRNEGPKSQERLNLRRTSYDNTAWVREALSAQVG; encoded by the coding sequence ATGACATCTGATTTGTTAGAAAATGACTTACTTGCTCAGTTTGAAGCTCGAATTGCAGCGGGTGACAAAATTGAAGCAGATGACTGGATGCCGGAAGAGTACCGGTTCACTTTAATCAAGTTAATTTCAATGCACGGAATCAGTGAAATTATGGGTGCTTTACCCGAAAAGGAATGGGTACCAAAAGCCCCGACTTTATATCGTAAGTTAGGGATTATGGCGAAGGTACAAGATGAAATGGGTCACGGCCAGCTATTATTACGTGTTGTAGAGGACCTAATTAAGCCTCTAGGGAAAAACCGTGATGACATCATGCAAGACTTATTCAGTGGAAAATTAAAATTTCATAATGTATTCCACATGCCAACAAAGTCGTGGGCAGACGCGGGCTTAATTGGTTGGTTAGTAGATGGAGCAGCTATTATAACGCAAACAAATATGTTGAATGCATCATACGCTCCTTATGCACGTGCACTACAACGAATTTGTGCAGAAGAAGTATTCCATGCGCAACACGGAGAGGCAATTATTTTAGCCTTAGCAGAAGGTACACAACAACAACGAGAAATGGTGCAGGAAGCATTAAATCGTTGGTGGGAAGCCTTACTGTTCTTCTTTGGACCACCATCAAAGGATACAACTGGCTCAAGTAAACAAGATGTAACAATTAAATACAAAATCAGAATTAATACAAATGAGGAATTACGCCAATCGTTTCTAACAAAGTATATTCCTCGTATTCAATCAATCGGTCTTAAAGTACCAGATCCAACCTTGCATTATGATGAGGAAAAGAAGATATGGGTATATCAACAACCTGACTGGGATAACTTCAAAAAAATCCAACGTAATGAAGGGCCTAAATCACAAGAACGTTTAAACTTGCGCCGTACTTCTTACGACAACACTGCCTGGGTAAGAGAAGCATTAAGTGCACAAGTAGGATAG
- a CDS encoding ABC transporter ATP-binding protein has translation MSSKNQILKVENLTKSFGGVVAVNRVSFSVTEGEIFAVIGPNGAGKSTLFNMITGVLPSSSGNIYFQDKLINRKKPYQIAKMGMTRTFQNLEVFDNMTVIENVMTGAHLTMKTNILTAGLRLPNVKKEEIRTMELALEALQAVGISDLAYEMADRLPYGSQRLLEIARAAISNPKLILLDEPMAGLNSEESRQLVEVILNMRNHGMTFLFVEHDMETVMSISDRIVVIDNGVKIGEGTPDEIYKNPQVVAAYLGDAEEEGVEIYA, from the coding sequence ATGAGTAGTAAAAATCAAATCCTGAAAGTAGAGAATTTAACGAAGTCTTTTGGTGGGGTTGTTGCAGTCAATCGTGTTTCGTTTTCCGTTACAGAAGGAGAAATTTTTGCAGTTATTGGCCCTAATGGTGCGGGAAAGTCAACCCTGTTTAATATGATTACAGGTGTACTACCAAGTTCATCAGGTAATATCTATTTCCAAGATAAGCTCATTAATCGGAAAAAACCATATCAAATTGCCAAAATGGGTATGACACGTACTTTTCAAAACCTTGAAGTTTTCGATAATATGACGGTGATTGAAAATGTCATGACAGGTGCCCATTTAACGATGAAAACGAATATTTTAACAGCAGGATTAAGATTACCAAATGTGAAAAAAGAAGAAATTAGGACCATGGAACTTGCACTGGAAGCATTACAAGCTGTAGGAATAAGTGACTTAGCTTACGAGATGGCAGATCGTTTACCATATGGTAGCCAGCGTTTACTTGAAATTGCTCGTGCAGCAATATCCAATCCTAAACTAATCCTACTCGATGAGCCAATGGCGGGTCTTAACTCGGAAGAATCTAGACAGCTAGTTGAAGTCATTTTAAACATGAGAAATCACGGTATGACTTTTTTATTTGTTGAACACGATATGGAAACGGTTATGTCCATATCGGATCGCATTGTTGTTATTGATAATGGGGTGAAAATAGGGGAAGGAACACCAGATGAAATATACAAAAATCCACAAGTAGTTGCTGCCTACTTAGGGGATGCAGAGGAAGAAGGTGTTGAGATATATGCTTAA
- the paaD gene encoding 1,2-phenylacetyl-CoA epoxidase subunit PaaD yields MTAIVSKDEIYKVLETVKDPEIDTVSVVDLGMVELVEIEGQHVVIKMLPTFSGCPALNIIKENIERAVKIVQNVKSVEVQFIYNPPWTSDRITEKGREGLMLFGIAPPPKFLEEDGSWHVNCPYCGSEYVTMDNIFGPTACRSILYCKSCKNPFEAMKPISTLM; encoded by the coding sequence ATGACAGCTATAGTTTCAAAAGACGAGATTTATAAAGTGCTAGAAACAGTTAAGGATCCTGAAATCGATACGGTCAGTGTTGTTGATCTTGGAATGGTAGAGCTTGTAGAGATAGAAGGTCAGCATGTTGTTATTAAAATGCTTCCGACATTTTCAGGATGTCCAGCACTAAATATTATAAAAGAAAATATTGAACGCGCTGTCAAAATAGTTCAAAACGTCAAATCTGTGGAAGTCCAATTTATATATAACCCTCCGTGGACTTCTGACAGAATTACAGAAAAGGGAAGAGAAGGGTTAATGTTATTTGGGATTGCACCGCCACCCAAATTTTTAGAGGAAGATGGCTCATGGCATGTCAACTGCCCCTATTGTGGTTCAGAGTATGTAACAATGGATAACATTTTCGGACCTACTGCTTGTCGAAGCATTTTGTATTGCAAAAGTTGCAAAAATCCATTTGAAGCTATGAAGCCCATATCAACATTAATGTGA
- the paaB gene encoding 1,2-phenylacetyl-CoA epoxidase subunit PaaB, with protein sequence MGNNSFYQEFEVFSRRTKTSTFQHQFSLLAPNEEIAMMMAQENFMRREPVADIWVVKRDHIRSLNQEERQSLSRLDNKDYRTAKGYGYLKKKWRQYEQNMLDEKEILSWAGGHKK encoded by the coding sequence ATGGGAAATAATTCATTTTATCAAGAATTTGAAGTGTTTAGTCGTCGTACAAAGACATCTACATTCCAACACCAATTCAGTTTATTAGCTCCGAATGAGGAAATCGCTATGATGATGGCACAAGAAAATTTTATGCGTCGAGAGCCTGTTGCCGATATCTGGGTTGTAAAACGTGACCATATTCGCTCTTTAAATCAAGAAGAGCGTCAAAGTCTATCTCGTTTAGATAACAAAGACTATCGTACAGCAAAAGGCTATGGTTATTTAAAGAAGAAATGGCGCCAATACGAACAAAATATGTTAGATGAAAAAGAGATTTTATCATGGGCTGGGGGACATAAGAAATGA
- a CDS encoding ferredoxin has translation MAKFVRVNQETCIACGACGAAAPDIFDYNEEGFAYVLLDDNQGILEVPEELYDDLEDALDGCPTDSIKVNAKPIKLQEI, from the coding sequence ATGGCCAAATTCGTTAGAGTCAACCAAGAGACATGTATTGCATGTGGGGCATGTGGTGCCGCAGCTCCAGATATCTTTGATTATAATGAAGAAGGTTTTGCTTACGTATTATTGGATGATAACCAAGGGATTTTAGAAGTTCCAGAAGAACTTTATGATGATTTAGAAGATGCGCTTGACGGTTGCCCAACAGATTCAATTAAAGTTAATGCTAAACCTATTAAGTTACAAGAGATTTAA
- a CDS encoding enoyl-CoA hydratase/isomerase family protein, producing MEFEYIETSKQSAIGIIELNRPKQYNALNRKMVREIVEAFENFDRDEDVRVIVLAGRGSAFSAGADIDEMAEDDTIRLELLNQFADWDRITVIKKPIIGAVQGFVFGGGFELALSCDLLIAAEGTEFCFPEVNLGVMPGAGGTQRLTKLVGRTKALEWIWTANRIKAREALQYGVINKIVQREVLLEETFKVANVISNQAPLAIRLIKESVNKAVDYSLYEGMQYERKNFYVLFSSEDQKEGMKAFIEKRKPQFKGR from the coding sequence ATGGAGTTCGAATATATCGAAACATCCAAACAGTCAGCAATTGGGATCATAGAACTAAATCGGCCAAAGCAATATAATGCATTAAATCGAAAAATGGTACGAGAAATTGTTGAAGCATTTGAGAATTTTGATCGTGATGAAGATGTACGAGTTATCGTGCTTGCAGGTCGCGGTAGTGCCTTCTCTGCTGGAGCCGACATAGATGAAATGGCAGAGGACGACACGATTAGACTTGAATTATTAAATCAATTCGCTGACTGGGACCGAATAACCGTAATCAAAAAACCGATTATCGGAGCTGTTCAAGGTTTTGTGTTTGGCGGTGGATTTGAATTGGCCTTAAGCTGTGACCTGTTAATTGCAGCAGAAGGAACAGAATTCTGTTTCCCCGAGGTTAATCTTGGCGTAATGCCTGGTGCGGGAGGAACACAACGATTAACAAAGCTTGTTGGACGGACAAAAGCACTTGAATGGATTTGGACAGCAAACCGCATTAAAGCTAGAGAAGCGCTTCAATATGGTGTAATTAACAAAATTGTTCAGCGAGAGGTTTTGCTAGAAGAGACATTTAAGGTTGCAAACGTAATTAGTAATCAAGCGCCACTCGCTATACGCCTGATTAAAGAGTCCGTAAATAAAGCAGTTGATTATTCTCTTTACGAAGGTATGCAGTATGAACGTAAAAATTTTTACGTACTGTTTTCTTCGGAAGATCAAAAAGAAGGTATGAAAGCCTTTATAGAAAAACGTAAACCGCAATTTAAGGGGCGATAA
- a CDS encoding branched-chain amino acid ABC transporter permease, translating into MKGKSLKRIYNNSLLGPGIIFALLFSLPLVTSSNYIFSILTMIGFYALVCIGLTTLTGYAGQISLGHAAFYGIGAYTSAVLTGTYGLNPWLAILVGALISAIVALIVGIPTFKLKGYYLALATLGFGIIVYTLFKELDTITGGSNGFFGIPPIRLFGYEFITDVSYFYLIWVFVLLAILFTRNIIHSRIGRGLRSIEGSEVAADAVGINLMSYKLQIFVLSAIFASVSGSLLAHYVSFINPDLFVANTSIFFLIMVIMGGKGNIWGSVVGAATYVLLDELLKHYIPILLPNVGGEFEIVFFGILLVITLIYMPNGLVPQFEKIVSKFKRKRTTSGTLQSVSANVSGGDNK; encoded by the coding sequence ATGAAGGGTAAGAGTTTAAAAAGGATATATAATAATAGTCTTTTGGGTCCTGGCATTATTTTTGCTTTGTTGTTCAGTTTACCATTAGTCACTTCTTCTAATTATATATTCTCAATTTTAACCATGATCGGATTTTATGCACTTGTTTGTATTGGGCTCACAACCTTAACGGGTTATGCAGGGCAAATTTCCTTAGGACATGCAGCGTTTTACGGTATTGGAGCTTATACATCAGCAGTATTAACAGGCACTTATGGTTTAAATCCATGGCTAGCGATACTTGTTGGAGCTTTGATATCTGCGATTGTGGCATTGATTGTCGGGATTCCAACATTCAAATTAAAAGGGTACTATTTAGCGCTAGCGACTCTTGGATTCGGTATTATCGTTTATACCTTATTTAAGGAGCTAGATACAATTACAGGAGGTTCAAATGGATTCTTTGGAATTCCTCCTATTCGTTTATTTGGCTATGAATTTATTACTGATGTAAGCTATTTTTATTTGATATGGGTGTTTGTATTACTTGCAATATTATTTACACGCAATATTATCCATTCTCGTATTGGACGTGGCTTAAGATCTATTGAAGGAAGTGAAGTTGCAGCGGATGCTGTAGGTATTAATTTAATGAGTTATAAGCTACAAATCTTTGTATTAAGTGCTATTTTTGCTTCCGTGTCTGGGTCACTGCTAGCTCATTATGTTTCGTTTATTAATCCGGACTTATTTGTAGCTAATACGTCTATTTTCTTTTTAATTATGGTCATAATGGGCGGCAAGGGGAATATTTGGGGATCTGTTGTAGGTGCTGCAACGTATGTTTTATTAGATGAGCTTTTAAAGCATTATATCCCTATACTTTTACCGAACGTTGGGGGCGAGTTTGAAATCGTATTCTTCGGTATTTTACTCGTCATAACATTAATCTATATGCCGAATGGTTTAGTACCGCAATTCGAAAAAATAGTTTCCAAGTTTAAGAGAAAAAGAACTACTAGTGGTACACTTCAATCTGTCTCAGCAAATGTATCCGGAGGTGACAATAAATGA
- a CDS encoding branched-chain amino acid ABC transporter permease, with amino-acid sequence MEVLSQMLQLLFSGLTLGAIYALIAVGFVVIYNVTGILNFAQGEFAMLGALISISLINMNVPLFIAIILSIIIVAAIGGIFERTAIHTARKSSVTTLIIITIGVSIALRGLAILIWGTQVHTLPPFTDNTPITFLDAVLLPQNIWAVGITIIILILMMYFFNNTFVGKSLTACVVNPFAARLMGINPEKMSLLAVIVSAGIGALAGTVIAPISGATYDMGMMLGIKAFVAAVIGGLTNAPAAIAGAFLIGIIEAFTEGLWSSGLKDVVVFSFLLLILFIKPEGLFAKASGKRV; translated from the coding sequence ATGGAAGTTCTATCTCAAATGCTTCAACTACTGTTTTCAGGTTTAACGCTCGGAGCCATTTACGCCTTAATTGCTGTTGGTTTTGTTGTCATTTATAACGTTACAGGAATTTTAAACTTTGCACAGGGTGAGTTCGCTATGTTGGGGGCACTCATTAGTATTTCTCTAATCAACATGAATGTACCGTTATTTATAGCAATTATACTCAGTATTATCATTGTTGCGGCAATTGGTGGGATTTTTGAAAGAACAGCAATCCACACAGCACGAAAATCATCGGTTACGACACTTATTATTATTACAATTGGTGTTTCGATTGCGTTGCGTGGTTTAGCCATATTAATTTGGGGTACGCAAGTTCATACGTTACCGCCATTTACTGATAATACGCCAATCACTTTCTTAGATGCCGTATTATTACCTCAAAATATTTGGGCAGTCGGTATCACAATAATCATATTAATTTTAATGATGTACTTCTTTAATAACACGTTTGTAGGCAAATCACTTACAGCTTGTGTAGTAAATCCTTTTGCTGCTCGTTTAATGGGCATAAACCCCGAGAAAATGTCACTACTAGCAGTTATTGTGAGCGCGGGTATCGGTGCATTAGCTGGTACAGTCATAGCGCCAATTTCAGGTGCTACTTATGATATGGGAATGATGTTAGGAATTAAGGCATTCGTAGCTGCTGTAATTGGTGGGTTAACAAATGCACCAGCTGCTATTGCAGGGGCATTCTTAATTGGAATTATTGAGGCTTTTACTGAAGGATTATGGTCTTCCGGATTAAAAGATGTTGTCGTGTTCTCTTTCTTGTTGCTTATTTTATTTATTAAGCCAGAGGGGTTATTTGCAAAAGCATCAGGAAAACGTGTATAG